In Limibacter armeniacum, a single window of DNA contains:
- a CDS encoding helix-turn-helix domain-containing protein, whose amino-acid sequence MRLHNEHRRQISLMLEAGKSLAAIARALGVHRSTVSREVARNSEADGRYLAFQANRKAHLRRMEAGIKSYRNRQPQPMPKGGISTYKRSYHLSLRFVGVAEWTWRDRLEVRKPRKRVWWWHDMRSYRSRYDYNHKVRKAWLNLHRKRDWWGMYCENSERYRFGRHNYFSFPTGTGKSIRQKPYRERPYIRMPKYWWWLYKKKPQECAIEVKIAIPKAQAQDEGILLYREIQQPKPIAVDTAAVEVKCRSGPGWAA is encoded by the coding sequence ATGCGTCTCCACAACGAACACCGCAGACAGATCAGTCTTATGCTGGAAGCTGGCAAGTCATTGGCAGCCATTGCCCGTGCGCTTGGTGTTCACCGTTCTACGGTAAGTCGTGAGGTGGCGCGCAATAGTGAGGCAGATGGTCGCTATCTTGCTTTTCAAGCGAACCGCAAAGCCCATCTGCGCAGGATGGAAGCAGGTATAAAGTCTTACAGGAACAGACAGCCACAGCCTATGCCCAAGGGTGGTATCAGTACTTATAAGCGTTCCTACCATTTGAGTTTACGGTTTGTAGGCGTTGCTGAGTGGACTTGGAGGGATCGGTTGGAGGTACGAAAGCCCCGCAAACGTGTTTGGTGGTGGCATGACATGCGTAGCTACCGTAGCCGCTATGACTACAACCATAAGGTAAGGAAAGCTTGGCTCAATTTGCATCGCAAACGTGACTGGTGGGGTATGTACTGTGAGAATTCTGAGCGTTACCGGTTTGGGCGGCACAATTACTTTTCTTTTCCTACAGGAACGGGCAAGTCTATCAGGCAGAAGCCCTATCGTGAGCGCCCTTATATCAGAATGCCCAAATACTGGTGGTGGCTGTATAAGAAAAAACCGCAGGAGTGTGCTATTGAGGTCAAGATAGCTATACCTAAAGCGCAAGCACAAGACGAGGGCATCTTGCTGTATAGGGAAATACAGCAGCCTAAGCCAATAGCGGTTGATACTGCTGCTGTGGAGGTAAAGTGCCGCAGTGGTCCAGGTTGGGCTGCGTGA
- a CDS encoding SIR2 family NAD-dependent protein deacylase, which translates to MDWSRLENDIKVAIASKQKISFLVGAGLSAESGIPTFRGKDGFWKVGSKNYQPEEIGTYRMFCLNSEEVWKWFLFRKTICKNAQPNEGHLALVEIEDLLNDQFALITQNVDGLHKKAGNSLERTYYVHGDLDFVRCGDECTSNLYPFPQGISDKKRGDRITEQEQKLLKCPNCGEDLRPHVLWFDETYNEKYYKFQTVRDIADNTALLFIIGTSGATYLPTEFVDRVSFFNGGIVDINLDDNNFTEFIKSYDKGYLVRDSSSQVLPKIVELMKKMITLGKK; encoded by the coding sequence ATGGATTGGAGTAGGTTAGAAAATGATATAAAAGTCGCAATAGCTTCAAAACAGAAAATAAGCTTTTTAGTAGGTGCTGGCCTAAGTGCGGAAAGTGGTATTCCAACCTTTCGAGGAAAAGATGGCTTTTGGAAAGTCGGATCAAAAAACTATCAACCCGAAGAGATTGGAACTTACAGAATGTTCTGTTTGAACTCCGAGGAAGTTTGGAAGTGGTTTTTATTTAGAAAGACTATTTGCAAGAATGCTCAACCTAATGAAGGGCATTTGGCTCTAGTAGAAATCGAGGATTTATTGAATGATCAATTTGCTCTAATAACTCAGAATGTCGATGGATTACACAAGAAAGCTGGCAACTCTTTAGAAAGAACTTATTATGTACATGGTGATTTGGATTTTGTAAGATGTGGTGATGAGTGCACTTCAAATTTATACCCTTTTCCCCAAGGTATTTCCGACAAGAAAAGAGGAGATCGAATAACAGAACAAGAACAGAAATTACTGAAATGTCCAAATTGTGGTGAAGACCTCAGACCACATGTGCTATGGTTTGATGAAACGTACAACGAAAAATATTATAAGTTTCAAACAGTACGTGACATAGCTGACAACACGGCATTACTATTCATTATTGGAACTTCCGGTGCAACTTATCTTCCAACTGAGTTTGTGGATAGGGTTAGTTTCTTCAACGGTGGAATAGTTGATATTAATCTTGATGACAACAACTTCACTGAGTTTATCAAATCCTACGATAAAGGATACTTAGTAAGGGACTCTAGCAGTCAAGTGTTACCGAAAATTGTGGAGCTGATGAAAAAGATGATAACACTAGGTAAAAAGTAA
- a CDS encoding CPBP family intramembrane glutamic endopeptidase, with amino-acid sequence MATILKMTIVYNTIITLISWLIIYLIEKRNIFKAWIEPTKKRFKEFIKGFSLMAILCVITQLILSMSSNITWKLSNDLNIKKLLSSIYYDINSVLFEEFLFRGVLLYLLIKYLNSRSGVLISSIAFGIYHWYANGVLGNLPAMTLVFLVTGFMGYVFATSYDKTKSLILPIGLHLGWNLTNHNIFSNGPNGIMILQVNGQLEVSNSHQLISFGLYMITITGALLFVKSKYITKQERTIANNVYSK; translated from the coding sequence TTGGCGACAATACTGAAAATGACCATAGTATACAATACAATTATTACTTTAATATCCTGGCTAATTATTTATCTGATTGAAAAACGGAATATTTTTAAAGCATGGATAGAACCGACAAAAAAGCGATTTAAAGAATTCATTAAAGGGTTTTCCTTAATGGCTATTTTATGTGTGATTACGCAATTAATTCTCTCCATGTCAAGTAATATAACATGGAAATTGTCAAACGATTTAAACATTAAAAAACTATTATCTTCTATCTATTATGATATAAACTCAGTGCTGTTCGAAGAGTTTCTATTCCGAGGTGTACTGCTATATTTGCTAATTAAATACTTGAATAGTAGAAGTGGTGTTTTAATATCATCTATTGCTTTTGGTATTTATCACTGGTATGCGAACGGAGTTTTAGGCAACCTTCCTGCAATGACCCTAGTTTTTTTGGTAACAGGATTTATGGGTTATGTTTTCGCTACTTCGTATGACAAGACAAAATCGTTAATCTTGCCAATAGGATTGCACTTAGGCTGGAACTTGACTAATCACAACATCTTTTCAAACGGACCAAATGGAATAATGATCCTTCAGGTTAATGGACAGCTCGAAGTTTCAAATTCACATCAACTGATTTCATTTGGTCTATACATGATCACAATTACAGGAGCATTGCTTTTTGTAAAATCAAAATACATTACAAAACAAGAAAGAACTATCGCCAACAATGTATATAGCAAATAG